In one window of Bemisia tabaci chromosome 4, PGI_BMITA_v3 DNA:
- the Skp2 gene encoding S-phase kinase-associated protein 2: MKGSEETKLSTSPTSKRIKLNMKSNDRKSALLEEDLSDMGVDLLYSKDDDPDAPFSADDSENECPPTPELSQGAVLKSSDSSSRVLKCLKPSNVEVTPDDFLRFRKRTSVSKFTGKDLFATLSDEILLMIFKWLPKETLYHCIFVCKRWQRIVYDEKLWYKIELSSKVLKPDNVAYALMRNPRLLRMSQTLIHNPMFDQTESYMSKFVSKLEYLDLSMAVISKEDLAILMSRCKNLKKLSLEACPTDTKVCEGIGQNTKLEVLNMALCTEVDADGVKFITSNCPKLLEWNLGWTNLSPEAVEIVCSFVSEKIEALNLSGAKSVSNEDVEELVYRCKQLKELDLSDCTELTVDCVSQICGHLSNLQTLSLSRCYNIQPSCYWKLFMLPNLKHLNLFGLVHDKHLDKLEKNAHPVEINKMKFSSIARPTVGVRRTSIWGLRVRH; this comes from the exons ATGAAGGGTTCAGAGGAAACGAAACTTTCAACATCTCCAACTTC GAAACGAATCAAGCTTAATATGAAATCTAACGACCGCAAATCCGCACTGTTGGAAGAGGACTTGAGTGATATGGGAGTAGATTTATTGTACTCAAAAGATGATGATCCAGatgcgccattttctgctgatGATTCCGAGAATGAATGCCCACCCACTCCTGAATTGAGTCAG GGAGCTGTGCTTAAATCTTCAGATTCCTCCTCTAGAGTCTTGAAGTGTCTTAAACCAAGTAATGTCGAAGTAACGCCGGatgattttcttcgctttcGTAAAAGAACCTCAGTATCAAAATTTACTGGCAAAG ACTTATTTGCAACGCTGTCAGATGAAATACTTCTCATGATTTTCAAGTGGCTTCCAAAAGAAACACTGTACCATTGCATCTTTGTTTGTAAACGTTGGCAACGGATTGTCTATGATGAGAAACTTTGGTATAAAATTGAACTTAGCAGTAAAGTGTTAAAGCCGGACAATGTAGCTTATGCTTTGATGCGCAACCCAAGGCTGTTACGTATGTCCCAAACATTG ATTCACAATCCGATGTTTGATCAAACAGAGTCCTATATGTCAAAATTTGTAAGCAAATTAGAGTATCTAGATTTATCAATGGCTGTCATTTCAAAAGAAG ATTTAGCAATTTTAATGAGcagatgtaaaaacttaaaGAAATTAAGTTTGGAAGCTTGTCCAACCGATACAAAGGTTTGCGAAGGAATTGGACAGAATACCAAGTTGGAAGTCCTTAATATGGCATTGTGCACTGAAGTAGATGCAGATGGTGTTAAATTTATCACATCTAATTGTCCAAA attgctGGAATGGAATTTAGGATGGACCAACCTTTCTCCAGAGGCTGTAGAAATTGTATGTAGCTTTGTGTCTGAAAAAATCGAAGCCTTAAATCTAAGTGGAGCTAAATCAGTTTCCAATGAAG atGTTGAGGAATTAGTATATCGTTGCAAGCAGCTCAAAGAACTTGATCTCAGTGACTGCACAGAACTTACTGTTGATTGTGTTAGTCAAATCTGCGGGCATTTGTCAAATTTACAGACGCTATCGCTGAGCCGCTGCTATAATATCCAGCCTTCATGTTACTG gaaactTTTCATGCTtccaaatttaaaacatttgaatttgtttgGTCTCGTGCATGATAA
- the Pisd gene encoding phosphatidylserine decarboxylase proenzyme, mitochondrial isoform X1 produces the protein MSPIPASLTVTVSFAHKFFLSFVSVGWRSKLAFPSILFNKVAVLPLFVLLLGNSANVQRWKSYWKGWIPISAGMGLTILAVSQWKRWQSKLANPDECHISEFEIQCYRAVPLRAISRAWGWISSQRVPFSMREWLYTKYSVMFGVNLDEIADDLISFDSLSDFFIRQLREGVRPIAQAECLTSPADGTVLNFGRVTSCNIEQVKGVTYSIRTFLGEPTWQKRGSTTDSDSELLETKSKSIKASSLSTKASDSIVLTKHFSLNPFSWISWSSQTPEGTESNSSDVCHDPEWEEYRSKLLKDSVNNDLYQIVVYLAPGDYHRFHSPVNWNVSFRRHFQGELLSVNPVIAELVPELFCLNERAVYVGDWQHGFFSMTAVGATNVGSIRVYSDETLHTNTKKWKRGRFRDAELDLRWSKGDEVGEFRLGSTVVLLFEAPKSFQFSICRCQKIKVGESVCCDKEK, from the exons ATGAGCCCGATCCCCGCCTCGCTCACAGTGACAGTGTCCTTCGCCCACAAGTTCTTCCTCAGCTTCGTGTCCGTCGGCTGGCGCTCCAAGCTCGCCTTCCCGTCCATCCTCTTCAACAAGGTCGCCGTTCTCCCCCTCTTCGTCCTCCTCCTCG GAAACAGTGCTAATGTACAGAGATGGAAAAGCTACTGGAAAGGATGGATACCGATTTCTGCAGGAATGGGCTTAACCATTCTTGCTGTGTCTCAGTGGAAACGCTGGCAGTCAAAACTTGCGAACCCGGATGAATGTCACATCTCAGAATTTGAG ATTCAATGCTACCGAGCAGTGCCTCTGCGAGCCATATCCCGAGCTTGGGGTTGGATATCCTCTCAAAGAGTACCGTTCAGTATGCGAGAGTGGCTCTATACTAAATATTCAGTCATGTTTGGTGTTAATTTGGATGAAATCGCAGATGATCTCATTTCTTTCGATTCTCTCAGTGATTTTTTTATCCGCCAACTGAGAGAAGGCGTGCGACCTATTGCTCAAGCTGAGTGTCTT ACCTCTCCTGCCGATGGAACAGTTCTAAACTTTGGTCGTGTAACGTCATGCAATATTGAACAAGTGAAGGGTGTAACATATAGCATTAGAACTTTTCTTGGTGAACCGACGTGGCAGAAGAGAGGAAGCACAACAGATTCAGATTCAGAGCTTTTAGAAACAAAGTCAAAATCTATTAAAGCTAGTAGTTTAAGTACCAAAGCCAGTGATTCCATAGTTTTAACTAAGCATTTTTCATTAAATCCTTTTTCATGGATAAGTTGGAGCTCTCAGACTCCTGAAGGAACTGAAAGTAATTCCAGTGATGTGTGCCATGATCCTGAATGGGAAGAATATAGATCTAAATTATTAAAAGATAGTGTAAATAATGACCTTTATCAAATAGTCGTCTATTTAGCCCCTGGAGATTACCATCGATTTCACTCACCAGTAAACTGGAATGTTTCTTTTCGAAGACATTTTCAAg GTGAACTTCTGAGTGTGAATCCAGTCATAGCAGAGCTGGTCCCTGAACTGTTCTGTCTGAATGAGAGAGCAGTTTATGTTGGTGACTGGCAGCACGGGTTTTTTTCAATGACTGCTGTTGGTGCTACAAATGTTGGCTCAATTCGTGTTTATTCTGATGAG ACTTTACATACAAATACGAAAAAATGGAAGCGAGGAAGATTTCGAGATGCTGAACTGGACCTGAGGTGGTCCAAAGGTGATGAAGTTGGCGAGTTTCGACTTGGTTCAACAGTTGTCTTATTGTTTGAGGCACCAAAAAGTTTTCAGTTCAGTATTTGTCGCtgtcaaaaaatcaaagtcGGAGAATCAGTATGCTgtgataaagaaaaataa
- the Pisd gene encoding phosphatidylserine decarboxylase proenzyme, mitochondrial isoform X2, producing MALREVVGVNFRVLAIHRRTVHTSLIKSFERSESPGNSANVQRWKSYWKGWIPISAGMGLTILAVSQWKRWQSKLANPDECHISEFEIQCYRAVPLRAISRAWGWISSQRVPFSMREWLYTKYSVMFGVNLDEIADDLISFDSLSDFFIRQLREGVRPIAQAECLTSPADGTVLNFGRVTSCNIEQVKGVTYSIRTFLGEPTWQKRGSTTDSDSELLETKSKSIKASSLSTKASDSIVLTKHFSLNPFSWISWSSQTPEGTESNSSDVCHDPEWEEYRSKLLKDSVNNDLYQIVVYLAPGDYHRFHSPVNWNVSFRRHFQGELLSVNPVIAELVPELFCLNERAVYVGDWQHGFFSMTAVGATNVGSIRVYSDETLHTNTKKWKRGRFRDAELDLRWSKGDEVGEFRLGSTVVLLFEAPKSFQFSICRCQKIKVGESVCCDKEK from the exons GAAACAGTGCTAATGTACAGAGATGGAAAAGCTACTGGAAAGGATGGATACCGATTTCTGCAGGAATGGGCTTAACCATTCTTGCTGTGTCTCAGTGGAAACGCTGGCAGTCAAAACTTGCGAACCCGGATGAATGTCACATCTCAGAATTTGAG ATTCAATGCTACCGAGCAGTGCCTCTGCGAGCCATATCCCGAGCTTGGGGTTGGATATCCTCTCAAAGAGTACCGTTCAGTATGCGAGAGTGGCTCTATACTAAATATTCAGTCATGTTTGGTGTTAATTTGGATGAAATCGCAGATGATCTCATTTCTTTCGATTCTCTCAGTGATTTTTTTATCCGCCAACTGAGAGAAGGCGTGCGACCTATTGCTCAAGCTGAGTGTCTT ACCTCTCCTGCCGATGGAACAGTTCTAAACTTTGGTCGTGTAACGTCATGCAATATTGAACAAGTGAAGGGTGTAACATATAGCATTAGAACTTTTCTTGGTGAACCGACGTGGCAGAAGAGAGGAAGCACAACAGATTCAGATTCAGAGCTTTTAGAAACAAAGTCAAAATCTATTAAAGCTAGTAGTTTAAGTACCAAAGCCAGTGATTCCATAGTTTTAACTAAGCATTTTTCATTAAATCCTTTTTCATGGATAAGTTGGAGCTCTCAGACTCCTGAAGGAACTGAAAGTAATTCCAGTGATGTGTGCCATGATCCTGAATGGGAAGAATATAGATCTAAATTATTAAAAGATAGTGTAAATAATGACCTTTATCAAATAGTCGTCTATTTAGCCCCTGGAGATTACCATCGATTTCACTCACCAGTAAACTGGAATGTTTCTTTTCGAAGACATTTTCAAg GTGAACTTCTGAGTGTGAATCCAGTCATAGCAGAGCTGGTCCCTGAACTGTTCTGTCTGAATGAGAGAGCAGTTTATGTTGGTGACTGGCAGCACGGGTTTTTTTCAATGACTGCTGTTGGTGCTACAAATGTTGGCTCAATTCGTGTTTATTCTGATGAG ACTTTACATACAAATACGAAAAAATGGAAGCGAGGAAGATTTCGAGATGCTGAACTGGACCTGAGGTGGTCCAAAGGTGATGAAGTTGGCGAGTTTCGACTTGGTTCAACAGTTGTCTTATTGTTTGAGGCACCAAAAAGTTTTCAGTTCAGTATTTGTCGCtgtcaaaaaatcaaagtcGGAGAATCAGTATGCTgtgataaagaaaaataa